One stretch of Leadbetterella byssophila DSM 17132 DNA includes these proteins:
- a CDS encoding AI-2E family transporter, producing the protein MASPQISNRIINQIVLIIAIVFSCLLIFHYLNYYLPGFLAAITLYIVYREWYFRLTEQKRWNKVLTALLFIFFSIVFIVLPLWGLIDYMIPRLSVFLDNTDSIMQKFNQVKEYMSKKPVLENIDLSDEALADFLQSLTKYLPRILNSVAEVLLNMLVAFFVLYFMLVSGRKLENQLTHFFPYSEVSRQELWSEIKLMVRTNAIGIPILGMCQGLVAMLGYYLFGVENAVLWGIVTGVATVFPVLGTMAVYVPICIVSFATGEWTNALWLTLYCFFLVGGIDNVLRFTLLKTLGNVHPLITVFGVLLGLKLFGMLGLIFGPLLLSSVAVLFKVYLNEYGRPKEK; encoded by the coding sequence ATGGCTTCTCCACAAATCAGTAACAGGATAATTAACCAGATTGTGCTTATTATAGCCATAGTCTTTTCCTGTCTTCTGATCTTTCATTATCTAAATTACTACTTACCCGGATTTCTGGCCGCTATTACTTTGTATATCGTTTACAGAGAATGGTACTTCCGTCTGACTGAACAAAAGAGGTGGAATAAAGTATTAACAGCCTTACTTTTTATCTTTTTTTCCATCGTTTTTATTGTCTTGCCGCTTTGGGGTTTGATTGACTATATGATTCCGCGTCTGTCCGTTTTTCTGGATAATACGGATAGTATCATGCAGAAGTTTAATCAGGTCAAAGAATATATGAGCAAGAAGCCGGTCCTGGAAAATATTGATCTTTCAGATGAAGCACTAGCAGATTTCCTCCAAAGCCTTACAAAATACCTTCCTAGAATCTTGAATTCAGTAGCAGAAGTACTGCTGAACATGCTTGTTGCTTTCTTCGTCTTATATTTTATGTTGGTTTCCGGACGGAAATTGGAGAATCAACTGACCCATTTTTTTCCGTATTCGGAGGTGAGCCGACAGGAGCTTTGGTCAGAGATCAAATTAATGGTGAGAACGAATGCCATTGGAATTCCTATCTTGGGCATGTGTCAGGGTCTGGTAGCCATGCTAGGGTATTATCTTTTTGGGGTAGAAAATGCGGTGCTATGGGGAATCGTTACCGGAGTGGCTACTGTATTTCCTGTCTTAGGTACTATGGCCGTATATGTTCCTATATGTATTGTATCCTTCGCTACCGGTGAATGGACAAATGCGCTGTGGTTGACTTTGTACTGTTTCTTTCTTGTAGGAGGTATTGATAACGTGTTGAGGTTTACACTCTTGAAAACCCTGGGAAATGTACACCCTTTGATTACTGTTTTTGGTGTGCTCTTAGGCTTGAAGTTGTTCGGAATGTTAGGTCTGATTTTTGGCCCTTTACTATTATCATCTGTAGCCGTGTTATTTAAAGTTTATCTCAATGAATATGGAAGACCAAAAGAAAAATAG